A single Ignavibacteriales bacterium DNA region contains:
- a CDS encoding polyprenol monophosphomannose synthase, with the protein MPGKALIIIPTYNEMENITRLIPAVYQYTDSNVHILVVDDNSPDGTGGYIKELSEKDERIHLLSRPKKMGLGTAYTDGFRYAIKNGYDFIFEMDADFSHDPKELPVFLREIENADLVLGSRYLTGVNVINWPMQRLLLSWFANQYTRFITGMPVHDSTGGYKCFRREVLESINLDKITSNGYAFQIELNFKTWKKGFRIKEIPIIFVDRYMGKSKMSKKIVREAVTLVWKLRIMSIFGRIQ; encoded by the coding sequence ATGCCAGGTAAAGCACTTATCATCATCCCGACATATAATGAGATGGAAAATATAACCCGCCTCATTCCTGCTGTATATCAGTATACTGACAGTAATGTTCATATTCTTGTGGTTGATGACAATTCCCCTGACGGAACGGGCGGATATATCAAAGAGCTCTCTGAAAAAGATGAAAGGATTCACCTTCTCAGCCGGCCGAAAAAGATGGGGCTGGGCACTGCCTACACTGACGGTTTTCGCTATGCCATAAAAAACGGATATGACTTTATTTTTGAAATGGATGCTGACTTTTCACACGATCCCAAAGAGCTCCCTGTTTTTCTTCGTGAAATCGAAAATGCAGATCTGGTTCTTGGCAGCCGGTATCTTACAGGCGTTAATGTGATTAACTGGCCCATGCAGCGCCTTCTTCTTAGCTGGTTTGCGAATCAGTACACCCGGTTTATAACAGGAATGCCGGTTCATGATTCAACCGGCGGATATAAATGTTTCCGGCGCGAAGTTCTGGAATCCATAAATCTGGATAAGATTACATCAAACGGATATGCATTCCAGATTGAACTGAACTTTAAGACATGGAAAAAAGGATTCCGCATAAAGGAGATTCCGATTATCTTTGTTGACCGCTACATGGGCAAGAGCAAAATGTCGAAAAAGATAGTGCGCGAAGCTGTTACACTGGTCTGGAAGCTCAGAATCATGAGCATTTTTGGCAGAATACAGTAA
- a CDS encoding undecaprenyl-phosphate glucose phosphotransferase, which yields MDGKKVLRLTVFAADFISLMLGYIFFFYFRVTTGWFDLILQPDFLLPMLIVNGYWLFIFNFVGMYKHVFAPSRFDELSELFKVTFVGIFILFFLIFFDDYSHGVESTSRVIIFYYWGFLLAFVGAGRLFVRSMQRNLLIRGVGTKKGIIVGSTQKAVDVFKDINAHPALGVRIAGFIDIENQGPGDSLEGVPVLGGIHDIERIIKENRIEEVVIALEQHHDSVIVDIIGRCETHDVGMKMVPEMYEILSGQARTSQLYGIPLIDINPEPMKDWEKNTKRLMDIVFSMIMLILSLPVIILTAIAIKLDSRGPVFFTQERVGLKGRLFKIVKFRSMYTDAEAKTGPVWSTKDDPRVTRVGRFIRKVRIDEIPQVFNVLKGEMSLIGPRPERPYFVELLSQEIPYYKRRLRVRPGITGWAQVRHKYDETLDDVKGKIRYDLFYIENMSLRMDFKILLRTVFVVSFGKGHFE from the coding sequence ATGGACGGTAAAAAAGTACTCCGGCTTACGGTATTTGCCGCCGATTTTATATCTCTGATGCTGGGATATATATTCTTCTTCTATTTCAGAGTCACCACCGGATGGTTTGATCTTATTCTTCAGCCTGATTTCCTTCTTCCCATGCTGATTGTAAACGGCTACTGGCTGTTTATTTTTAACTTTGTCGGGATGTATAAACATGTGTTTGCCCCTTCCCGTTTCGATGAGTTATCCGAGCTGTTTAAGGTTACCTTTGTTGGCATATTCATCCTTTTCTTTTTGATTTTCTTTGATGACTATTCGCATGGAGTTGAATCCACATCAAGAGTGATCATTTTTTACTACTGGGGATTCCTGCTTGCGTTTGTAGGTGCAGGCAGGCTGTTTGTCCGCAGTATGCAGAGAAATCTTCTGATAAGGGGAGTCGGTACTAAAAAAGGCATCATCGTCGGTAGCACACAAAAAGCGGTGGATGTTTTTAAGGATATCAATGCTCATCCGGCTTTAGGTGTACGCATTGCCGGATTTATTGATATAGAGAATCAGGGCCCGGGGGATTCACTTGAAGGAGTACCGGTACTGGGCGGAATTCATGATATCGAAAGGATCATAAAAGAAAATCGTATCGAAGAAGTGGTAATTGCTCTTGAGCAGCATCATGATTCCGTCATTGTTGATATCATTGGCAGATGCGAGACTCATGATGTGGGGATGAAGATGGTACCTGAGATGTATGAAATTCTGAGCGGTCAGGCAAGAACCTCGCAGCTTTATGGCATTCCGCTGATTGATATTAATCCTGAGCCGATGAAAGACTGGGAAAAAAATACCAAGCGGCTCATGGATATCGTTTTTTCAATGATTATGCTTATCCTATCTCTCCCAGTTATCATACTAACGGCAATAGCCATTAAACTTGACAGCAGAGGGCCGGTATTTTTTACACAGGAAAGAGTAGGACTGAAAGGGAGACTTTTTAAGATTGTAAAGTTCAGGTCCATGTATACAGACGCGGAAGCCAAAACGGGACCTGTCTGGTCAACAAAAGATGATCCGAGGGTTACCCGTGTTGGCAGATTTATTAGAAAAGTACGTATAGACGAGATTCCGCAGGTATTTAACGTTCTCAAAGGAGAAATGAGTCTGATTGGACCGAGACCGGAACGTCCTTATTTTGTGGAACTTCTCTCACAGGAAATCCCCTATTATAAAAGGCGCCTGAGGGTACGTCCGGGTATAACCGGATGGGCTCAGGTGCGTCATAAGTATGATGAAACCCTTGATGATGTTAAAGGAAAAATCAGATACGATTTATTTTATATCGAAAATATGTCCCTGAGGATGGATTTTAAAATTCTTTTACGTACCGTTTTTGTAGTGTCCTTTGGTAAAGGGCATTTTGAATAA
- a CDS encoding glycosyltransferase: MKILIVTPRIPYPPYRGDKLKIFNLIKYLSKNHAVSLLTFYENETQLHGDFREIEKITHSAFAIRRTLAESVLSVGKGIFSKLPFQVLFYQSEAFGEKLREITRDNSYDVIYFHLIRTTQYLKYVSGTSAVKVQDFTDAVSMYLSRYLMAEKNPVKKFGIGEEAKRIESYEKEARSFDAIYVCSEKDRDYLSGRYDGKKISLLMNGVNLETFSPIDIPYEPNRIIFTGNMPYFANSDAAVYFVREIFPLVLKEIPDARFYIVGQKPPQAVKDLASQSVIVTGFVEDIRAEYCKSAVNIAPIRFGAGTLNKVIESLALGIPVVSTSMAVSGLPAEIKSRIPAGDTPEEFAKLVVDVLRNREKYAGESKQLSAVIREKLSWDTILSGFEQELELLSSRKRLSLSGAREQAI; the protein is encoded by the coding sequence TTGAAGATTCTTATTGTTACCCCGCGGATTCCTTATCCCCCGTACCGCGGAGACAAACTGAAAATTTTCAATCTTATCAAATATCTCTCTAAAAATCACGCTGTATCTCTGCTGACTTTCTACGAAAATGAAACGCAGCTTCACGGCGATTTCAGGGAAATTGAGAAGATTACCCACTCCGCCTTCGCAATCAGGCGTACTTTGGCGGAATCCGTCCTGAGTGTTGGAAAGGGTATATTTTCGAAGCTGCCCTTCCAGGTTCTCTTCTATCAGTCAGAGGCATTTGGAGAAAAACTGAGAGAAATCACCAGGGATAACTCATATGATGTAATTTATTTCCATCTGATCCGCACAACACAATATCTGAAATATGTTTCAGGAACTTCGGCTGTCAAGGTTCAGGATTTTACTGACGCAGTCTCAATGTATCTCAGCCGTTACCTGATGGCAGAAAAAAATCCGGTTAAGAAATTCGGAATCGGTGAAGAGGCAAAAAGGATCGAATCTTATGAAAAAGAAGCCCGGTCATTCGATGCGATATACGTCTGCAGTGAAAAAGACCGTGATTATCTGAGCGGAAGATATGATGGAAAAAAAATAAGTCTTCTGATGAACGGTGTCAATCTTGAAACTTTTTCCCCGATTGATATTCCCTATGAGCCGAACCGGATTATTTTTACCGGTAACATGCCATACTTTGCAAATTCGGATGCAGCAGTATATTTCGTGAGGGAGATTTTTCCTCTGGTACTCAAAGAGATACCTGATGCAAGGTTTTATATAGTCGGACAGAAACCTCCGCAGGCAGTTAAAGATCTCGCATCACAAAGTGTGATTGTAACGGGATTTGTTGAAGATATACGCGCTGAATATTGTAAAAGCGCGGTAAACATTGCACCAATCCGCTTCGGAGCCGGTACCCTCAATAAAGTTATCGAATCCCTTGCCCTTGGTATTCCGGTTGTTTCAACTTCAATGGCGGTATCGGGGCTTCCCGCCGAGATTAAAAGCAGAATCCCGGCAGGGGATACTCCTGAAGAGTTCGCTAAACTTGTTGTTGATGTATTACGGAACAGAGAGAAATATGCCGGAGAATCGAAACAGTTATCTGCGGTAATAAGAGAGAAACTTTCATGGGATACAATCCTCAGCGGGTTTGAACAGGAACTGGAATTGCTTTCTTCACGAAAGCGATTATCACTTTCGGGAGCAAGGGAGCAGGCAATCTAA
- a CDS encoding glycosyltransferase family 9 protein, whose amino-acid sequence MQTKGKILIIKLGAIGDVIRTTPLLHKIAAEYPDYAVHWLTYSPEILDKDSVTRIFPVTVENIELIKNIKYDLLFNLDKDPIAIALANQVQAKKKHGFTIDEFGHATYFPSEASKHKWLTGLFDDLNKENTKHYVQEIFEICGFEFGGEEYILKVEEPFAEYVPEPGKKVVGLNTGCGGRWTSRLWAEDYWVTTAKSLLEKGYDVILLGGEQEHEKNLRLQKASGAKYFGYFPLKKFIALVDRCDLVITAVTMGMHIAIGLGKKLVLFNNIFNKNEFYLYDKGVILEPDYDCPCYFAATCPNDCMQYLYPETVIEETGKLL is encoded by the coding sequence GTGCAAACTAAGGGAAAAATCCTTATAATTAAGCTCGGGGCTATCGGTGATGTTATCAGAACCACCCCGCTTCTCCATAAAATTGCAGCAGAATACCCTGATTACGCTGTCCACTGGCTGACCTATTCTCCCGAAATCCTTGATAAAGACTCAGTTACGAGGATTTTCCCCGTAACGGTGGAGAATATCGAACTGATCAAAAACATCAAATACGACCTGCTTTTTAATCTGGATAAAGATCCCATAGCCATTGCACTGGCTAATCAGGTGCAGGCGAAGAAAAAGCATGGATTTACCATTGATGAATTCGGACACGCCACCTATTTCCCTTCTGAGGCCTCAAAGCATAAATGGCTTACAGGGCTTTTTGATGACCTGAATAAAGAGAACACAAAGCACTATGTGCAGGAGATTTTCGAAATCTGCGGATTTGAATTCGGCGGAGAAGAGTACATCCTTAAAGTGGAAGAGCCCTTTGCCGAATACGTACCGGAACCCGGTAAAAAAGTTGTCGGGCTTAATACCGGATGCGGCGGAAGATGGACATCCCGCCTCTGGGCTGAAGACTATTGGGTTACAACTGCAAAATCTCTTCTTGAGAAAGGATACGATGTTATCCTGCTCGGCGGAGAACAGGAACACGAAAAGAATCTCCGTTTGCAAAAAGCGAGCGGAGCAAAATACTTCGGCTACTTCCCCCTTAAAAAATTCATTGCACTGGTTGACCGCTGTGACCTGGTAATTACTGCGGTAACCATGGGAATGCATATCGCGATAGGTCTGGGTAAAAAACTTGTTCTGTTTAACAATATTTTTAACAAGAATGAGTTTTATCTTTATGATAAGGGAGTAATCCTGGAACCGGATTATGACTGCCCATGCTATTTTGCTGCAACCTGCCCGAATGACTGTATGCAGTATCTCTACCCGGAAACTGTGATAGAAGAGACGGGGAAACTTCTTTGA
- a CDS encoding class I SAM-dependent methyltransferase yields MLHQKVFRALARFLAKKNIYLSKSLSYAAYPQRVSVERLDFVRLAMLDLAANEIYSKNMKGSTAELGVYKGEFSAEINTAFPDRKLYLFDTFEGFDNRDVSAEREKGYSRGNQDFSDTSVDAVLSRMPVKQNCIVRKGYFPETAEGIDDTFVFVSIDTDLYEPIYAGLKYFYPRLAQGGFIFVHDYHNHEYPGAKEAVEKFCVEMSVAFVPFPDNGGSVVIRKPQS; encoded by the coding sequence ATGCTGCATCAGAAAGTATTCAGGGCTCTGGCCAGGTTTCTCGCGAAAAAGAATATATACCTATCGAAGTCGCTGAGCTATGCCGCATATCCGCAAAGAGTTTCGGTTGAACGTCTGGATTTTGTCAGGCTGGCAATGCTTGACCTTGCGGCAAATGAAATATACTCAAAGAATATGAAAGGCAGCACCGCAGAACTAGGGGTTTATAAGGGGGAGTTTTCAGCTGAAATTAATACTGCCTTCCCTGACAGAAAACTTTATCTGTTTGACACCTTTGAAGGATTTGACAACCGCGATGTTTCAGCCGAACGGGAAAAAGGATATTCGAGAGGAAATCAGGATTTTTCTGATACCTCTGTTGATGCGGTCCTTTCGAGAATGCCGGTAAAACAAAACTGCATCGTCAGAAAAGGCTATTTTCCTGAAACTGCTGAGGGGATTGATGATACGTTTGTCTTTGTAAGTATTGATACCGATCTTTATGAACCCATATACGCAGGATTAAAATATTTTTATCCGCGCCTGGCTCAGGGGGGCTTTATCTTTGTGCATGACTATCATAATCATGAATATCCCGGAGCAAAAGAAGCTGTCGAAAAATTCTGTGTGGAGATGAGCGTGGCTTTTGTCCCCTTTCCTGATAACGGGGGTTCTGTGGTAATCAGGAAACCGCAGAGCTAA
- a CDS encoding glycosyltransferase family 4 protein, with amino-acid sequence MKILQIAPQVPYPLDAGGRIGIFNITKYVAALGHKIDLVMYSQTEGNQEASDVLSEFCTPHFVVADTKDSPVGALQNLFSLVPYNISKYIRPEMLAKVKELVLKNDYDVVHIDHLHLAWLSGEIKKIKNIRVVLREHNLEMEIMQRFYENQKNPLIKFFAWMQYQKFRRYEPRLCGMTDTAMMITQVDRDKLLSFDTRLETTVIPAGVTEEFLNQPAGETDPFTLFHVGSLEWIPNYTGLQWFIDRVMPELIKRESRIRLHIYGKAVEKLTVPSDVKDAVNITGYVKDLLAEIADKHMCIVPLSVGGGIRIKVLEMLALSKVVVSTSIGKEGIDASDGKEILVADSAEIFVEKILRVINHPDESQSIRVNAREFILQNYTWSSIAKKFTECYSGKSLKSVAY; translated from the coding sequence ATGAAAATCCTGCAGATTGCTCCCCAGGTTCCTTATCCCCTTGATGCCGGGGGCAGAATAGGTATATTTAACATCACAAAGTATGTTGCCGCGCTTGGTCATAAAATTGATTTGGTTATGTATTCCCAGACTGAGGGGAATCAAGAGGCCTCAGATGTGCTCTCTGAATTCTGCACACCTCATTTTGTAGTGGCTGACACAAAAGATTCACCTGTTGGGGCACTGCAAAATCTGTTTTCCCTGGTTCCATATAATATCTCTAAGTATATCCGTCCGGAGATGCTTGCTAAAGTAAAAGAACTTGTACTGAAGAATGATTATGACGTTGTTCACATTGATCATTTGCATCTCGCATGGCTTTCAGGGGAGATAAAGAAAATTAAAAACATCAGGGTCGTTCTCAGAGAACATAATCTTGAGATGGAGATTATGCAGCGGTTTTATGAAAATCAAAAGAATCCGCTGATTAAATTTTTTGCCTGGATGCAATATCAGAAATTCAGACGTTACGAACCCCGCCTTTGCGGTATGACTGATACTGCCATGATGATCACACAAGTTGACAGGGACAAACTTCTTTCCTTTGATACACGGCTGGAGACAACGGTAATCCCGGCGGGGGTTACTGAAGAATTTCTAAACCAGCCGGCTGGTGAGACGGATCCTTTTACTCTTTTTCATGTAGGTTCACTTGAATGGATTCCCAATTACACCGGATTGCAGTGGTTTATTGACCGGGTAATGCCTGAACTTATAAAACGTGAATCCCGCATCCGTCTGCATATATACGGTAAAGCTGTTGAGAAACTTACCGTCCCTTCTGATGTAAAAGACGCTGTTAATATAACCGGCTATGTTAAGGATTTACTTGCAGAAATTGCAGACAAGCATATGTGCATTGTTCCGCTTTCGGTCGGAGGCGGAATCAGAATTAAAGTTCTTGAAATGCTGGCATTGTCAAAAGTTGTGGTCAGTACTTCTATCGGAAAGGAGGGGATTGATGCATCGGATGGAAAGGAAATACTGGTTGCAGATTCAGCAGAAATATTTGTGGAGAAGATACTTCGGGTTATAAATCATCCTGATGAATCCCAAAGCATCAGAGTTAACGCCAGGGAGTTTATCCTGCAAAACTATACTTGGAGCAGTATTGCCAAAAAATTTACGGAGTGTTACTCAGGAAAAAGTTTGAAGTCCGTAGCCTATTAG
- a CDS encoding glycosyltransferase family 2 protein, which yields MVDVSVIIVNFNAFEFITKCIDSLREHTKGVTYEIIVVDNCSTEGDILDHLSESDDLRIIKNKLNRGFGAANNMGAALAKGRYILYLNNDTLFLEDTLSILVTYSDASNEEVLLGCKVLNADMTLQESIFLFPGLRHIFFESIYLAKFFPRSAFFNFFAPSYYEGTKPIETDVVKGCFIFLSAEANNRLKGFDEDFFFYSEETDLCRRFQKNIGKVLFYPLTSIIHYGEVSTGSYSWFKFRNVAESRIVLFKKWFKGVRFPVVLLSQYLGYIIRGVLNLIAGVLTMKKQLIVRGWFFCKMLFIYPKGKYRIQE from the coding sequence ATGGTTGATGTTTCGGTAATCATTGTGAATTTCAATGCATTTGAATTTATTACAAAGTGTATTGATTCTCTCAGGGAGCATACAAAGGGTGTAACATACGAAATCATTGTGGTTGATAACTGCTCTACCGAAGGGGATATCCTTGACCACCTTTCTGAATCAGATGATCTGCGCATCATTAAAAACAAATTGAACCGGGGATTTGGAGCTGCAAATAATATGGGTGCAGCTCTGGCAAAAGGAAGGTATATCCTCTACCTGAATAATGACACATTGTTTCTTGAGGATACCTTGTCCATACTGGTAACATATTCTGATGCCTCAAATGAAGAAGTCCTCCTTGGCTGTAAAGTACTGAATGCTGATATGACATTGCAGGAGTCCATTTTCCTTTTCCCCGGGCTCAGGCATATCTTTTTTGAAAGCATCTATCTGGCTAAATTTTTTCCCCGTTCGGCATTTTTTAATTTCTTTGCCCCAAGTTATTATGAGGGGACAAAGCCAATTGAGACTGATGTGGTTAAGGGGTGTTTTATTTTTCTTTCAGCCGAGGCAAACAACCGGTTAAAAGGTTTTGATGAAGATTTTTTCTTTTATTCCGAGGAAACCGACCTTTGCCGCAGATTTCAGAAGAATATCGGAAAGGTTCTTTTTTATCCCCTGACCAGTATCATCCATTACGGAGAAGTAAGCACCGGATCCTACTCCTGGTTTAAGTTCCGCAATGTTGCTGAAAGCAGAATCGTACTTTTTAAGAAATGGTTTAAAGGAGTACGATTTCCCGTCGTACTTCTTTCACAGTATCTTGGATATATCATCCGGGGAGTGCTTAACCTGATTGCCGGTGTGCTCACTATGAAAAAGCAATTGATTGTACGTGGATGGTTTTTCTGTAAGATGCTCTTTATTTATCCCAAAGGCAAATACAGGATTCAGGAATGA
- a CDS encoding oligosaccharide flippase family protein: MAGLLKDWIILLGSNVIQHGFTAVTYLYLARVFKPEEYGRFSVILTAVSIAQLIASLGMSRIVTREIAARPESAPVLIRNFRMYLSYAALLTSIITVIYLFNFEAVSDITILIIICLLFFINTGWNYFEAIAFGYSKFRLTGLTGAVFAIVIFVSVFFGVKNSSQLTLALVIMASGGLLKLLVMSYFLHDLYGNKSASEQGNFSLLVSSLPLYGTVLLSLPIIQMPVLFLSQFSGKAEVGYFAAISKFTVPITLLIHNLNTIILPKLSQKYTADKESFRIMTRNLFLLIALGGILLSFVSGTFSREMILLFLGAPYDPASLPLALQFWITLNMMFHSFIGTVMVSAGKERLMVKLSFFNAIVIGSLILAGSFYGALGMSIAMWCGYLAGIIVHLYFLNSSIEKFVSYKLITAILLLFSAGTVAVYYITYQELVVKILAGLGLLMVSYLTFRFVLSENKQKEVRDIIMMVRNG, encoded by the coding sequence ATGGCAGGTTTGCTTAAGGACTGGATCATTCTGCTTGGCAGTAATGTCATTCAGCACGGATTCACCGCAGTTACTTATCTTTATTTGGCAAGGGTCTTTAAGCCGGAAGAGTACGGCCGCTTTTCTGTAATACTTACGGCTGTTTCCATTGCCCAGCTTATAGCTTCCCTTGGTATGAGCCGGATAGTTACAAGAGAAATTGCCGCCCGTCCTGAAAGTGCCCCGGTGTTGATCCGGAATTTCAGGATGTATTTAAGTTATGCAGCGTTACTTACTTCGATTATTACCGTCATTTACCTTTTCAATTTTGAAGCTGTCTCTGATATAACTATCCTGATCATTATCTGTCTGTTATTTTTTATAAACACCGGATGGAATTATTTTGAGGCAATTGCCTTCGGCTATTCAAAGTTCCGCCTTACCGGATTAACAGGGGCTGTTTTTGCGATTGTTATTTTTGTTTCAGTGTTTTTCGGAGTAAAGAACAGCAGTCAGCTTACGCTCGCTTTGGTGATTATGGCTTCCGGCGGATTGCTGAAATTACTGGTTATGAGTTATTTTCTTCATGATTTGTACGGCAATAAATCAGCTAGTGAACAGGGGAATTTCTCACTGCTTGTTTCAAGTCTGCCGCTCTATGGTACAGTGCTGCTTTCTCTTCCGATAATACAAATGCCGGTGTTATTCCTCAGTCAGTTTTCTGGTAAAGCAGAGGTAGGGTATTTTGCCGCGATTTCCAAATTTACTGTTCCTATTACCCTTCTGATTCATAATCTTAATACCATCATTCTTCCAAAACTCTCACAAAAATATACGGCAGACAAAGAGAGCTTCAGAATAATGACCCGTAATCTCTTTCTGCTTATTGCTCTCGGAGGAATCCTGTTAAGTTTTGTTTCAGGCACGTTTAGCAGGGAAATGATTTTACTTTTTCTAGGCGCACCTTATGATCCGGCCTCACTTCCTCTTGCTCTGCAATTCTGGATTACACTGAATATGATGTTCCATAGCTTTATTGGTACAGTAATGGTCTCTGCAGGTAAGGAACGGCTCATGGTAAAGCTTTCATTCTTTAACGCAATAGTGATTGGATCACTTATTCTGGCAGGTTCATTTTACGGCGCACTCGGCATGAGTATTGCAATGTGGTGCGGATATCTTGCGGGTATAATCGTGCATTTATATTTCTTAAACAGTAGTATCGAAAAATTCGTCTCATATAAACTTATAACTGCCATATTGCTTCTTTTCTCAGCCGGCACTGTTGCTGTGTATTATATTACCTATCAGGAATTAGTGGTGAAGATTCTGGCTGGTCTGGGGCTCCTGATGGTGTCTTATCTTACATTTCGTTTTGTACTCTCCGAGAACAAACAGAAAGAAGTCCGTGATATCATTATGATGGTGCGTAATGGTTGA
- a CDS encoding oligosaccharide repeat unit polymerase has translation MYFGLFLLVSFLAIVVSRAVLGKWFNHISFYFALWAGMVSFYEMKLMAYFDLSDRFWLVVFAGSLSFLFGSLLYPAIKKAFESRSSVSAGSDPLYKIFFENDKLLNRLIFLCSFIGIVSAVHHWFVLIDMFGSLTKVLINYNVIYRLRVENKIEGLIPYAFVMAFAGVFFAGIKVAKEGKVGLLSLSPFIGVILRELANVGRAGILFAFMMFISVIFLSRYSIQANSSQGSKSFFNKSSILPLLIIIGLVIGSAGLVRTFRGTFESYKAASSSLNKTAGGFFITPSLYLYISSHAGVLSKYLDKDFEKEFPPGETTFFSVYNILSKFDLVKAPEMYDKGFFIPMWSNTSTVYRYLHQDFGLFGLFIPPFLTGLLASFFWMRFYERGKITDLLLLSYIYIGIGMSFMILVTKVSIWLISLVSVYLIIKAVEFHKNYSEKVFTPLKSDS, from the coding sequence ATGTATTTCGGACTCTTTTTGCTGGTTTCATTTCTGGCAATAGTTGTGTCCCGCGCGGTTCTCGGCAAATGGTTTAATCACATCTCTTTTTACTTTGCGCTCTGGGCAGGCATGGTTTCATTTTATGAAATGAAACTGATGGCATATTTTGACTTATCCGACCGTTTCTGGCTGGTGGTATTTGCCGGTTCGCTTTCCTTTTTGTTTGGATCTCTCTTATATCCAGCCATTAAAAAGGCTTTTGAATCTAGGAGTTCAGTCTCAGCGGGATCTGATCCTCTGTATAAAATATTCTTCGAAAATGATAAATTGTTGAACCGACTCATCTTCCTCTGCAGTTTTATTGGTATTGTTTCGGCTGTTCACCACTGGTTTGTACTTATTGATATGTTCGGGAGTCTGACCAAAGTCCTTATCAATTATAATGTGATTTATCGTCTTCGTGTCGAGAATAAAATAGAAGGACTTATTCCTTACGCATTTGTCATGGCGTTTGCGGGAGTATTTTTTGCCGGAATTAAAGTGGCTAAGGAAGGAAAAGTCGGTCTGCTTTCATTAAGCCCGTTTATCGGAGTTATTCTGCGTGAACTAGCAAATGTTGGCAGAGCAGGTATTTTATTTGCATTTATGATGTTCATAAGTGTTATTTTTCTGAGCCGCTACTCTATTCAGGCGAATTCATCCCAGGGTTCAAAAAGTTTTTTTAATAAAAGTTCAATACTTCCTCTTTTAATTATTATCGGATTGGTCATTGGTTCGGCAGGGCTGGTTCGTACTTTTAGAGGAACCTTCGAATCATATAAAGCCGCAAGTTCATCACTCAACAAAACGGCGGGGGGCTTCTTCATAACTCCCTCCTTGTATCTTTATATATCAAGTCATGCAGGTGTATTAAGCAAATATCTTGATAAAGATTTTGAAAAAGAATTTCCTCCCGGAGAAACAACGTTCTTCTCTGTTTATAATATTCTTAGCAAGTTCGATCTGGTGAAAGCTCCCGAAATGTATGATAAGGGCTTTTTTATACCCATGTGGAGCAATACTTCAACAGTTTACCGCTATCTGCATCAGGATTTTGGATTATTTGGCCTGTTCATTCCTCCATTTTTAACGGGTCTGCTGGCCTCATTCTTTTGGATGCGGTTTTACGAGCGCGGCAAGATTACTGATCTTTTGCTGTTGAGTTATATTTATATCGGAATAGGGATGAGTTTTATGATTCTGGTAACAAAGGTATCAATCTGGCTTATTAGTCTTGTATCAGTTTATCTGATTATTAAAGCTGTCGAGTTTCACAAGAACTACTCAGAAAAAGTGTTCACACCGTTAAAAAGCGATTCCTGA
- a CDS encoding class I SAM-dependent methyltransferase, whose translation MSDKIQKEKEFHNHAFSDKRRSKLDSIYTIVEPSRSFYQSLISSECRGKKVLEYGCGPGSQSYLLASKGAEVTGIDISEVAIEQAVEKAEKEGLKIEFRVANAEELDFRDNEFDLICGSAIIHHLDIEKSFKSVTRVLKSNGECIFFEPLGHNIFINLFRKLTPGLRTEDEHPLTSGELETIKNYFFESKIRYFHLISLFLIPFTRFRFFPGLLSFTEFLDKILFKILPFLKNQAWIVVIHLKRPKKAQN comes from the coding sequence ATGTCCGATAAAATTCAAAAAGAAAAAGAGTTTCATAATCACGCCTTCTCCGATAAACGGAGATCCAAACTGGATTCAATTTACACGATCGTTGAACCCAGCCGGTCTTTTTATCAGAGTCTGATCTCATCAGAATGCAGAGGCAAAAAGGTACTTGAATATGGATGCGGTCCTGGCAGCCAGTCCTATCTGCTGGCCTCCAAAGGCGCCGAGGTCACCGGAATAGATATCTCTGAAGTAGCGATTGAACAGGCAGTCGAAAAAGCTGAAAAAGAAGGTCTTAAGATTGAATTCAGGGTGGCGAACGCTGAAGAACTCGATTTCAGGGATAATGAATTTGACCTGATATGCGGAAGCGCAATTATCCATCATTTGGATATTGAAAAATCTTTCAAATCCGTTACCAGAGTTCTTAAATCAAACGGGGAGTGTATTTTTTTTGAACCCCTGGGCCACAATATTTTCATTAATCTTTTCCGCAAACTTACTCCCGGACTTAGAACAGAGGATGAACATCCCCTTACGAGCGGAGAATTAGAGACCATCAAAAATTACTTTTTTGAGAGCAAAATCCGCTATTTTCATCTGATTAGTCTGTTTTTAATCCCTTTTACCCGATTCCGCTTTTTCCCTGGGCTGCTTAGTTTTACCGAATTTCTTGACAAAATTCTCTTTAAAATCCTGCCATTTCTTAAAAATCAGGCCTGGATTGTCGTAATTCACCTGAAAAGACCCAAAAAAGCACAGAACTGA